A window of Falco rusticolus isolate bFalRus1 chromosome 18, bFalRus1.pri, whole genome shotgun sequence genomic DNA:
TTGGTTTGCTGGACTCGTGCTGCTAGCAGTGTCCAATCCCAAAATCCTTAAGAGGTGAGAGGGCTTGggccagagcagggctgagcccagctgtgctctgcagtgggAAGGAGGCTGGCCTCTGCAGGGGAGCTGACTaatgtcttgtttctttctagCCAAGAAACTGCCAAAAAATGAACCCCAGAACGTTCCTGGTGGCCCAGGTAGGAATCGGGTGGTTGACCTTCAGGAGAGCAGTCAGCCTAGCAggagccagtgctgcagcaattgAGCAGCCGTTCCCACCTGACGAGCCCTCGAATGACGTGACTGGAATCCACGCTAACAATCGCACTTACCGTAGAGCGGCTGCTGCCGGTGGCTGCTGTGATTTCTCCATCCCTTTCTGATCATAGGCTGGAGGAAGTTCTTCCACCTGCACCTTTCTGTACAAATACTAATTCAATTCTAAGTCTTAAGtcacttttttaatatatgaacttctgctcttccctcttcctgGTGGTGGTGGATGCATGACCTGGTGTCTGCCCAGCCAGCTCATCCCTTCCTGTGGGtgagggccagcagcacccaggtcCCACAGTACTGTAGTTCACTATTGGAAACAAAGGGATATTGAGACTAGACAACCTTGTTTAAAATTACCCGTGTGTAAAAGCTAAGGCTAATACCAGTACGATACGCCTAGAACAACCACTAAACTGTAGCATTATAGTGACAAACTCTGGCTTTTCAGCCACTTATTGACCAAATCGATTATGAGTATTCTGGGgtggggcagagggaagcaaaaccggtttcttctgtattttgtattgtaTGTTTCTTCATGTAACCAATCAGTATCTTGTCAATATAGTACATACAACTAGCTGCCTGTTGTCTTTATTTGTGTTGGACTCTAGCATGccaactcttcttttttttttttctatctctgGTTCTGTTGTAATGCACTAATCCTGTTGCAACTTTTGCAAAAATCTTGTATAGAAAATTGTCCTTTTTTTGATGGTTGTGATGCCACTAATGTTGTTAACCCTACTCTAGTGTGAATACACATGGTTTACTGATGTAcagaggtggggtgggggaaaccTCGGATAACTTGTCAGTGGAAACAATATGTATTGCAAAAGCCTGTAATTCCACGAAGTGTGAAGGGAGGTATTAAAATGGCTTCTGTTGCCAGACTCTAACTGATGTTGGCTGCTGCCTAGTGCCTAATGCAATGTCTTATGCATACTGGTATTTAAGAGGAACTGTCAACTTAGTCTTCATCACAGACTTCAGTTTtgtgtgattaaaaaaaaaaaatttttataaACCTATCATAATCAACAATGTTCATGTTTCTTAATCAGCTCAAACCAGAAGGGGAGCGGGCCAAAATGTAACAGCGGTGCCGGAGGTAGAGATGTGCTAGGCTGCTTGTGGTGTGTACAACACCCAGCTCTTTTGCAGGGAGATGTGACCTTCCTTCCCGGGGCAGGGAGGTGCCTGGAACTGCTTGCCCTTGGCCCTCTGCCCGagtcctgcagctccagctcctcaaGGGGCAGGAACTCCTTACAGCGATGCTGCAGGTGGCTTGGTAAGCTTGTGGTGTGCTGTGTAGCTGCATGTGAGGAAGCTTGAGGCAAATAGGGGAATTACTTGTTGCTGAATATTCTAGGGGAGCCATCTACGGTGCAGGTTGGGAAGAGCTGGGGGACCAGTATGCAGAGGAGCTCGGCTGGACAGGCTTGGGAATACTCTGCTCAAGTATTAATGAATAAAATGCCTCTGTCCCTGGAGGGTGATGATGTTGAAAGATGCTTCTCTCCTGTCACTGCTGCATGGACTAATTAGATCCTTACACCCATGGGTGAGACCTGGAGTCAGTGTGGAATGCGGAGCCACCCCCTTGCAGCTCTACCACGTGTGCTGCTGGGCCGGCACCAGATGTGCTTGGGAGAGCTTGAAGGTTGTGATGTGCTGGTTCTTGagcctgctgcctctcctcagctgcgtggctgctgctggagctctgtGGGGGGGCACAGCTACAGCCCGCTGTGCGATTGTCCCTGGGCTGGGCTTGCCCGTGGCTTGCAGGGTTGGGGCTCTGAAAGCTCTGCTGAGTAGCTGCAAATAAAGTTGTCTGTGTGAACAGCCTTGGCTCATGCGGGCTTCATCCTCTATCTGGGGTCTTGGTGCCTTTTGCTCATGCTGGATTTTCTTAAAATCCTGGAAGCAGGAAGGGGCTTGAGTGGTTTGGTGACTGAGTTCCTGACATCTGGCTGGAGCATGGGCTGTGGTGGCCTCAGGTGGGATCAGCTCACCTGGTGTGCAGCGGGTGCTGCTTGTCTCTGTTGCCTGCAAGGAGCTTGTGTGCAAGAGGAGCTTGGGACCTCTGTGGGGCGTCCCAGGTCTCATTGCTTCTGGTGTGGTTTGGACTGGTGCTGCTGgtttctgcaggcagcaaggAACAGACCTGTTGGAGAAGCGCTTCCCTAATCCCAAATCTGAACAATCTTGTGAACACAACGCAAGATGCTGTTGCCATCTGCTGGCTTCTTTTCCTTGGTTCTTGGTTGATGGCTTCATTTCTGGCTCCTTCCAGGACTGGCTCTCCGTCGCTGTGAAGGAGCCTGTGATGTCCTAAGTGGTGTCTCATGCTGCTGAGCTCGGGGGGCTCGTGGCTGGGGACCTGTGGCTAGCTGCAGAGGTGTGCAGCAGGGCTTTGTGGAGCAGATGCCACCTtgctgtggggaagggctgTCCGAGCTCCCAGCAGCTTTAGCACAAACAGGCGTGCCTGCCTGCATACCTGCTGCCTGCCCGGACCTGAGCGCGGGTGGTTACACGATGCCTGGGAATGGGCTTCcaccctctgtgctgctgggatCTCACAGggggctccagcagccccttttcagggtgggtgggggggaagtGGGGCACCCTACACCCAGCCAAGCTGTCTTCCCATTCAGCAGCACTGGCCACCGAGTGAGGGGCTGTGGAGCTGGTGCAGATGCTGTCAGCATGAGGAgggagctgcctctgctccctgcaggtgAGTGGGGCTGCCTCTCCCCACTTGGCAGATTcctgcatccccccccccccaaagcagcagtgctcacagttcccttccctccctctggGTCCGTGGTGGGCCCCATTCTGTGCTGCCCTgaggcagcaggggaggttCTTCCCTCTCTGTGCATCCAGATCCTCTGGCATCAAGAGCTGAGACCAGGGCCCAGCCTTCCCATCAGTCAACACCAAGAGAGCACAAGCAGGTTCtatgcaaaagtatttttattgaataCAAAAACATTCCAGTTtagtgaaaaaaatgacatcATCGCTGATGGAGCTTGTTTGGGCTAAAACCCGAGACTTGCTGCTGTCTGTACTGGTCCCGCCGTGGGCCGTTGGTTCCCTTCCCATTACACCCGGGCTTTGTTGGCGGCTCCATCCTCGGAGGCTGGTCCaggctgcggggctgcggggctgaCCTGGATGGGCACGTTCCTCTCCGGGGCGGCCGGCAGGGCCAGCTTGGGGGCCTCGATGCGGAGCTGCCCCTCCTTGGACAGGGAGCAGGTCAGCGCCTCGGCGTCCACCTCCTCGGGCACGTCCCACTCCCGCTTCAGCACCTCGTACTTGTAGGAGAAGGAGCCCTTCTCATCGACGTTCTGCGTCTCCTtctgccccaccagcaccaccttCCTGCCCACCACCTTCACCGACAGCTGCTCGGGAGCGAAGTTCTTGACGTCTTGGCAGACGGAGAAGCCCTCGCCGGAGCCCTGGGTCAGGGTCGTGCTGGTGCTCGGGGCTCGCTCCATGACAGCGGCTCCTTGGCTGCTCAGGAGCTGCTCGAAGCTGCTCATGAACTCCCGAGctttctccatctcctgctgcagctcagtgaAGATGGTCTCTGCGTGCGGCCAGAGGGTCCTCACTGTGCCCAGGCGGCTGGCCAGGGAGCTGGAGGCAAATGGTGCGAGGTGCATGCGGCaaagcatctctgctgctgttgctgttgctgctgctgctgctgctgctgctgctgtcccgTCTCCAGTGAGCTGGGAACACTCTGCCTCGGCACTGCCGCCTGTGGCTTTTATTCCCCTTCCCGGGAGGAGTGGCCTCATCCTGTACAGCACGTCATCCTCTGGCGAAGAGTTCAGCTCTTTCCAGCCCGTTCCAGCTCATTCTTCTTACTCATCCATGAGGAGAGGCACCTCTTACGTCGTGCCCGGCATACCTTCGCCCTTAGtcttgcagctctgctctcctggctTATAATTAGCAGCATCACCTCAGGCTCCGAACGGGATGCCTGAGACACCCCTGCCAAAAATCTGTGgcctttctgcttcccaggcaggcagcggggctgggctcctccctgccttcccctgccttgCCTGTGGCCTGTTCCCTCCCTACCTGTAGGCAGGAGAccccctctgccccctgcccccttttCAGGCccctcagctgctggagggacacCAGAACCCAGCCCGTggtcccctccccaggcagggtgCACAGGCGAGGTGCTGACGGGCCAGGATGGGATAGCGGCCAGCCTCAGCGatgtgggggggggtgggggggggtgggggggctggaaAGTGCGAGAGGCATCTGGCAGCGGGTGACGTATGAACACATTGTTTATAAGGTGGCACCATCCTTacactgctggcacagcatgACCTGCAGCCTGCCGAGCCCCCGGGCGCGGGGGCCAGGGAGGGCTTTGCTGACCCCCGGCTGGGGGTCCCGCAGGCGTTGCTACATCACGGTGGCTCTGCAGAAACATGAGCTCCCAGCGGTGACCGCAGCTCCCTATTTGCGGCATGTGACGCGTCCCCAGAAGCAGGCGCTGCTATTTTGGCTGGTGGATGATCAGTCTCTCAAAAATAGGCGATGGCTCCAGGAGGGTGCGTGGGGAGAGAGCGTTCTGGAAGGGGCACACCCCTGGGCAAGGGAGGATAAAACCTGCCGCTCCCCAGCCCCGGCTCAGCACCGCTCCAgtccctgcacagagcagagccGCAGCGCACACCGGGAGCACACACCAGCAGAGATGCTTTGCCGCCTGCACTTCATGCCGCCCACGTCCAGCTCGCTGTTCCCATGGCTGGGACCCATCCGCACTCTCTGGCCACATCCAGGCACCCTCTTCGCTGAGCTGGAGCGGGAGCTGCGGCTGGAGATGGAGAGGGCTCGGGAGTTCATGAGCAGCTTCGAGCAGTTCCTGAGCAgtgggagcagccccagccgACTCAGCATCGCTGCGGAGCGAGCCCCGAGCACCAGCGCAGCCCTGACCCAGGGCTCCAGTGAGGGCTTCTCCGTCTGCCAGGACGTGAAGGACTTTACGCCCGAGCAGCTGTCGGTGAAGGTGGTGGGCAGGaaggtggtgctggtggggcagaAGGAGTCGCAGAGCACGGATGAGAAGGGCTCCTTCTCCTACAAGTACGAGGTGCTGAAGCGGGAGTGGGACGTGCCCGAGGAGGTGGACGCCGAGGCGCTGACCTGCTCCCTGTCCAAGGAGGGGCAGCTCCGCATCGAGGCCCCCAAGCTGGCCCTGCCGGCCGCCCCGGAGAGGAACGTGCCCATCCAGATGGGGCCAGCAGTGGCCCAGCCGACAGCCAGCACCGACGACGGAGCCGAGCGGGCCAAGGCGTGATGGGGAGCGGCACGGGGCCGGGCTGAGCccggctgccagggcagctgctggccgCAGAGCGGGGCTGCGCGCTGGCCCGGTGAGGGGAGTTTCTGCACAAAATATGTAGCTTTTTTGATATGTAATAAATATTCCTGACTTTTATTTGCACGGTTTCTGTGTTTGCTGGTCTCGCCTGGCCCCCTGTGCTTgccatgctgctggctgtgcccctgcaggACGATGGCAGCCCGGGGAGccgggctgtgctggcagggggcaggtccctggcagctcccccagcccagccgtgGCAGAGGAGGttggctgaggggctgcagcacatGCACTGTGCTGAGCATCCCCCCGGGGGGGCACCGAGCATCCCCCCGAGGGGACCCCCAGCATCCTCCTGAGGGGGCCCCGAGCTCCCGAGGCAGCCTTTGGCCCCCAGACACCCATTTTCGGGATGGTGCTGGCACACTCCCGTGCGGTAcccgtgccgtgccgtgccgtgccgcccCCTCCATTGCTCGCACCTTCCAGGCGCTGCGCTCTTCTCCGCGGCCCTTCGGCGGCAAGTGGGCGTGGCCTCCCATAAATGGGCAGGAGGGGGCGGGCCCACAGCACACAGCGGAGGTGATCGTGCCGGACTGGGCGGGGCTTCACGCCACATTTGGCGAAAAAGGCGGGGCCTCGCGCCATATTTGGCAGAGGCTGCGGCGGAGAGGCGCGCCTCCCCGCGCCGAGCACCGCCGAACCGGGCACGGTACCGGTTGCGGTACCGGAGGGGGGAACTTCTCTAGGCAGCGAtggccccgcgccgccggcaCGGCCCCGCGAGGGGCTCTCGGGGTGGTTGGTCCCCGTTGAGCCCGGACCTCGATCTCTCCGTGGCGGGTTCACGCCGCCCGCGGCCTCGGTGGGAGTTCCGCTCCCGCTCGGGGCTGCAGGCGGCTAGATCCGGCCCCGGGAGCACCGGAcccaccccccccgccgctACGGACTACCGATCCCGGCGTGCCTGGCGCGCAGGCGCAGTGAGCGCGGGGCGCACGCCGGGCCCGGCATGGCGGAGCCGGAGGCCGCGCAGCCCGGGCGGCCCCCGCCGGCtccgggggcggcggcggcggggagcggcggggcggggagcggagcggcgggggcggcggcggggggagcggggaccAGCGACCCGGCGCGGCCCgggctgagccagcagcagcggGCGAGCCAGCGCAAGGCGCAGGTGCGCGGGTTCCCCCGCggcaagaagctggagaagctgggggTCTTCTCGGCCTGcaaggtgggctgggggcaccggGCCCTGCATGGGCGAGGTGCGGGGGGGTACAAGGATGTGCGTGGGTGTGGGTGCATGGGCaggggtgcaggaggagggTGCAAGGCTGTGTATGAgtgggggtgcaggagggaggTACGAGGGTGCGCATTGGTGGaggggtgcaggagcagggcgCAGGAGGGGGGTGCAAGCATGTGCATGGGTGAGGGTGCAGGAgtggggtgcgggggggtgCATGGATGTGCATGGGTGGGGGGATGCAGGAGTGGGGTGCGAGGATGTGCATGGGTGGGGGATGCAGGAGTGGGGTGCGAGGATGTGCATGGGTGGGGGATGCAGGAGTGGGGTGCGAGGATGTGCATGGGTGGGGGATGCAGGAGTGGGGTGCGAGGATGTGCATGGGTGGGGGATACAGGAGTGGGGTGCGAGGATGTGCATGGGTGGGGGATGCAGGAGTGGGGTGCGAGGATGTGCATGGGTGGGGGATGCAGGAGTGGGGTGCGAGGATGTGCAGGGGGTGCAGGATGGGGGTGCTGAGCTGTGCATGGGGTACAGGAAGGAGATGCTAGGCTGTGCATgggtgggggtgcaggaggAGTGCTGCGTTGTGTAAGGGAGATGCAAGGACATCCATGAGCCTGGGATGCAGGATCCTGGGGCTGCATGCAGGGGAACTGTGAGAGTGTTAGGGTGCAGGTTTAtgcaggatgggtgctggggaaaGCTGGGGTGGATAAACTGGGATGGGTGGGACAGGCAGAGGCGACTCGTGGGGGGAATTGTTTGGCCAGAGAAGGTGGCAGCCTTGGCATGAGGCAATGCGTGGGCCGCTGCGTGACGGCCTCTGCCATCCCTCATCCCAGGCCAATGACGCCTGCAAGTGCAACGGCTGGAAGAACCCCAACCCTCCCACTGCCCCCCGCATGGACCTGCAGCAGCCGGTGACCAACCTGAGCGAGCCCTGCCGGAGCTGCAGCCATGCGCTGGGTAACACCACCATGGGGCACCTGGGACCaccgccccctgccccaggaacccccctcccccagggaGGGGTGGTGATGCTGACCCCTCCAGTCTCACTGTGGTGTGGTTGTCTCTCTGCTGCAGCGGACCATGTGTCCCACCTGGAGAACGTCTCGGAGGAGGAGATCAACCGGTTGCTGGGCATGGTGGTGGATGTGGAAAACCTCTTTATGTCGGTGCACAAGGAGGAGGACACGGACACCAAGCAGGTGTATTTCTACCTGTTCAAGGTGCGTCTGGGGCTGGGCACGTCTCTGCACcgcagtgctgcagggcaggggctgctgtcCCACTGCTCGTCCTCTGTCTGCTCCGCTGGCAGCCAgcccaccagcccagccagagAGCTGGAACGCTTACCCTGTCCTGGGAGCGACTGCTCTCCCGGCCTCGAATTCCCCTGGGAGGAAGGTTTCCAGGGAAGGAACAGGCTGAGGTGGACGCCTGCACCTTCCTGGCTGTGTAAATGAGCACAGCCCCACGGCTGCCCTCTGCAGCCTCCACCGCTCGCTGTGTGCCTGGTTACGGGACTCCAGTAACCTGGTCCTCACTGTGTGCCTGGTCCTTGGGACTCCAGTAACCGTGTCCGACGGTGTCTCGCAGCTCCTGCGGAAGTGCATCCTGCAGATGAGCCAGCCTGTGGTCGAGGGGTCCCTGGGGAGCCCCCCCTTCGAGAAACCAAACATCGAACAGGTGAGGCTGCTGACTTGTcctgtgttttgctgctcttGTATGGCCCCCTCCCCCTTTGAGGGGCAGTGCTGAAGGGTCAGGTGCCCCTCCATtgccccttcctctccccagggAGTCCTGAACTTCGTCCAGTACAAGTTCAGCCACTTGCCACCCAAGGAGCGGCAAACCATGTACGAGCTCTCCAAGATGTTCCTGCTCTGCCTCAACTACTGGAAGCTGGAGACACCGTCCCAGTTCCGGCAGCGCTCGCAGAACGATGATGTGGCCACCTACAAGGTCAACTACACAAGGTGAGAGTGGGAGGGGGTCTGAGCCAGACAGCATGGGGGTCTGCCCGCCCCTGCACCGGGCTGACCCTGACTCCCAGggtcttctcctctccccacctctcctGGGTTGCTGGTTTGTTATGAGAGCAGATGTCCGCTGGGGAGACTGCTTCCAAATAACATCAGCCGTGACCCCCCCATGCTTGccctcttcctctctgcttccagCAGTGTTGTCCCAGGCGGGATGCGGATGCTCTGGGGTTGCTGGTCCCAGCCCTGATACTGGAGTGCATCCTTATCTCCTAGGTGGCTGTGCTACTGCCATGTTCCGCAGAGCTGTGACAGCCTTCCCCGCTACGAGACCACCCACGTCTTTGGGCGCAGCCTCCTCAAGTCCATCTTTACGGTCACCCGCcggcagctgctggagaagttCCGGGTGGAGAAGGACAAGCTGGTGCCGGAGAAGCGGACACTGATTCTCACCCACTTCCCCAAGTAGGTACCCAGTGCGGGGATAGCTGCATCACTGGGGAGGCTCTCCTCCCTCGGGGCACTCGCCCACCGAgtgtggctgctgtgctgcccccTGCCAGGTTCCTGTCCATGCTGGAGGAGGAGATCTATGGCGAGAACTCTCCGATCTGGGAGGCTGATTTCACCGTGCCAGCCGCAGAGGGTGCCCAGCTGGTGTCTCGCCCAGGTATCTCAGGGAGCAGCACCCCCCAgctttcagggagctgtagggTGAAGGACTGAGGTGTGGGTGAGCCTTGGCTGGTGGCTGGGCTGTCGCAGCGTGATGAGCTGCTTCCTGGCAGTCACGGGCACCACTGGTCTCTTCCAGCTGCGGTCAGCACCGTTACAGTGCCCACCACTCCACTCTTCAGCAAGAAgctcagcaacagcagctctgctgcgaGCATGGATGCCAGCACCCCAGAGCCCCTGCCAGGTAGGGCCGGTGTGAGCCTGGCACTGGGGAAACTGGGACCTCCCTTGGTCCCTCCCGGTGCTGgatgtgctgctgtgctccccaggGGAGAAGCGGAAGCTGCCCGAGAGCCTGACACTGGAAGATGCCAAGCGGATCCGTGTCATGGGAGACATCCCCATGGAGCTGGTGAACGAGGTGATGCTGACCATCACGGACCCTGCTGCCATGCTGGGCCCCGAGGTATGGGGTGGGGGATGCTGAGGTGGCATCGGTGCTTTCCAGGGCCCGCAGAGTTGCTTTCCTCATGTGCCCCTGGCTGGGCTTCCCCCACGGTGGGTATGTGCCAGTCAAACCCCCTGCACTCCCCGCCCCAGACCAGCCTGCTGTCGGCAAACGCGGCGCGGGATGAGACGGCTCGGCTGGAGGAGCGCCGCGGCATCATCGAGTTCCATGTCATCGGCAACTCGCTCTCACAGAAGTCCAACAAGAAGATCCTGATGTGGCTGGTGGGCTTGCAGAACGTCTTCTCACACCAGCTACCACGCATGCCCAAGGAGTACATCACTCGCCTTGTCTTTGACCCGTGCGTGGCTGGGGGGcatgggggacagggacacggTGTGGGGGGCTCCCCTCTCACCCTTGGCCACGGTTCTGGCAGGAAGCACAAGACCCTGGCACTGATCAAGGACGGCCGAGTGATCGGGGGGATCTGCTTCCGCATGTTCCCCACCCAGGGCTTCACGGAGATAGTCTTCTGTGCCGTCACATCCAACGAGCAAGTGAAGGTGAGAGTGTGGGGAGGTGGGTGGTGGTCATGGCCATGGGGGTCCCTGGCAGCCCAGCATCGTGGCtgcagggtggtgggtgggggCTCTTGGGGGCAGGATGGTCTCACTGTAGCTGGGAGGACCCAGGGGTGTCCCAGCCCCTTGGGTAGCCGGACCCACTCAGCGCTGGCCAGCCCCGAGCAGCTGCCTGTGTCAGTGGGTGGGAGGGGGTCACGTGTGCCGACTTGGGCTGCCTGGGGGGCGTTGGGGGGGGTCCCTGTCTCACAGTGGCTTCCCCAGGGCTACGGGACGCACCTGATGAACCACCTGAAGGAGTACCACATCAAGCACAACATCCTCTACTTCCTCACCTACGCGGATGAGTACGCCATTGGCTACTTCAAGAAGCAGGTGGGCTCCTTCCTCCAGGGCAGCTCctctcgcccccccccccccgcctgtCAGCCCCC
This region includes:
- the LOC119158850 gene encoding heat shock protein beta-11-like; this translates as MRPLLPGRGIKATGGSAEAECSQLTGDGTAAAAAAAAATATAAEMLCRMHLAPFASSSLASRLGTVRTLWPHAETIFTELQQEMEKAREFMSSFEQLLSSQGAAVMERAPSTSTTLTQGSGEGFSVCQDVKNFAPEQLSVKVVGRKVVLVGQKETQNVDEKGSFSYKYEVLKREWDVPEEVDAEALTCSLSKEGQLRIEAPKLALPAAPERNVPIQVSPAAPQPGPASEDGAANKARV
- the LOC119158849 gene encoding heat shock protein 30C-like, yielding MLCRLHFMPPTSSSLFPWLGPIRTLWPHPGTLFAELERELRLEMERAREFMSSFEQFLSSGSSPSRLSIAAERAPSTSAALTQGSSEGFSVCQDVKDFTPEQLSVKVVGRKVVLVGQKESQSTDEKGSFSYKYEVLKREWDVPEEVDAEALTCSLSKEGQLRIEAPKLALPAAPERNVPIQMGPAVAQPTASTDDGAERAKA
- the KAT2A gene encoding histone acetyltransferase KAT2A; the protein is MAEPEAAQPGRPPPAPGAAAAGSGGAGSGAAGAAAGGAGTSDPARPGLSQQQRASQRKAQVRGFPRGKKLEKLGVFSACKANDACKCNGWKNPNPPTAPRMDLQQPVTNLSEPCRSCSHALADHVSHLENVSEEEINRLLGMVVDVENLFMSVHKEEDTDTKQVYFYLFKLLRKCILQMSQPVVEGSLGSPPFEKPNIEQGVLNFVQYKFSHLPPKERQTMYELSKMFLLCLNYWKLETPSQFRQRSQNDDVATYKVNYTRWLCYCHVPQSCDSLPRYETTHVFGRSLLKSIFTVTRRQLLEKFRVEKDKLVPEKRTLILTHFPKFLSMLEEEIYGENSPIWEADFTVPAAEGAQLVSRPAAVSTVTVPTTPLFSKKLSNSSSAASMDASTPEPLPGEKRKLPESLTLEDAKRIRVMGDIPMELVNEVMLTITDPAAMLGPETSLLSANAARDETARLEERRGIIEFHVIGNSLSQKSNKKILMWLVGLQNVFSHQLPRMPKEYITRLVFDPKHKTLALIKDGRVIGGICFRMFPTQGFTEIVFCAVTSNEQVKGYGTHLMNHLKEYHIKHNILYFLTYADEYAIGYFKKQGFSKDIKVPKSRYLGYIKDYEGATLMECELNPRIPYTELSHIIKKQKEIIKKLIERKQAQIRKVYPGLTCFKEGVRQIPIESVPGIRETGWKPLGKEKGKELKDPDQLYNTLKNLLAQIKTHPSAWPFMEPVKKSEAPDYYEIIRFPIDLKTMTERLKNRYYVTKKLFIADLQRIITNCREYNPPDSDYCKCANTLEKFFYFKLKEGGLIDK